A single window of Syntrophus aciditrophicus SB DNA harbors:
- a CDS encoding KdsC family phosphatase, which translates to MIKDEAVKSRIRKIRLLMLDVDGVLTDGRIIIDDAGLESKFFDVRDGHGLKLIMRCGLDVVLLTGRSSAVVTHRARDLGIREVFQGILNKLEFFQQFIEKREIRPEEVAYVGDDMVDIPILKRVGFSAAVKDAVEEVREIVDHVTERPGGRGAVRELCELILKVQGRWDEVTRKYELG; encoded by the coding sequence GTGATCAAGGATGAAGCGGTAAAAAGCAGGATCAGGAAGATCCGTCTTCTGATGCTGGACGTGGATGGCGTTCTGACAGACGGGCGCATCATCATCGATGATGCGGGACTGGAAAGCAAATTTTTTGATGTCAGGGATGGCCATGGCCTCAAACTGATCATGCGTTGCGGTCTTGATGTCGTTCTGTTGACCGGCCGCTCTTCGGCCGTGGTAACCCATCGCGCCAGGGATCTGGGAATCCGGGAAGTTTTTCAGGGGATATTAAACAAATTGGAATTCTTTCAGCAGTTTATTGAGAAAAGGGAAATTCGTCCGGAGGAGGTCGCCTATGTCGGGGATGACATGGTGGATATTCCCATTCTCAAGAGAGTCGGTTTTTCCGCTGCCGTGAAGGATGCCGTCGAAGAAGTCAGGGAAATCGTGGATCATGTCACGGAAAGACCGGGCGGACGAGGCGCCGTTCGGGAGCTATGCGAACTGATCCTCAAGGTTCAGGGGAGATGGGACGAGGTTACGCGGAAATACGAATTAGGCTGA
- the lptC gene encoding LPS export ABC transporter periplasmic protein LptC, with protein MKRLITIGNKRIVILAVLCFAVLSIVSGVIYKVSGNRPQKTLLKIMDSTVDLQVMNVHYTEATDEGVKWEIKADSAQYRKKENLAVFKNPCIKLIMPNGRVYVMTGNEGFVHQDSKDMEISGNINLTSSNGDEFKTNHLSYSGIEKRCYTPAPVTMKNSRIQVDAKGMSLSLKDEQLTLLSGVRAVLN; from the coding sequence TTGAAAAGACTTATAACAATAGGAAATAAAAGGATTGTCATTCTGGCAGTGCTATGTTTTGCTGTTCTTTCCATTGTTTCGGGAGTGATCTATAAGGTTTCGGGTAACCGCCCCCAGAAAACTCTTTTGAAAATCATGGACAGTACCGTGGATCTGCAGGTCATGAATGTCCATTATACGGAAGCGACGGATGAAGGAGTCAAGTGGGAGATCAAGGCGGACAGTGCCCAGTATCGCAAAAAGGAAAATCTGGCTGTCTTTAAAAATCCCTGTATTAAATTGATCATGCCCAATGGCCGCGTCTATGTCATGACCGGGAATGAGGGATTTGTGCATCAGGATTCAAAGGACATGGAAATATCTGGTAATATAAATCTGACTTCCAGCAACGGCGATGAGTTTAAAACGAATCATCTGAGTTATTCCGGGATCGAAAAGCGATGTTACACGCCGGCGCCGGTCACGATGAAAAACAGCAGGATTCAGGTGGATGCCAAAGGGATGTCGCTTTCCCTGAAAGACGAACAGCTCACCCTTTTGTCCGGGGTCAGGGCAGTTCTTAATTGA
- the kdsA gene encoding 3-deoxy-8-phosphooctulonate synthase produces MKPVHVGGLVVGGGSPLVLIAGPCVIEDEERTRDIALYLKKLTDEMDIPFIFKASYDKANRTSGKAYRGPGLERGIEILKAIKGDLGIPILSDVHSREEIEKAAEILDVVQIPAFLCRQTDLVREVARLARAVNIKKGQFLAPWDVRNIIEKVLSEGNERILVTERGTSFGYNNLVVDFRSLPLLRREGYPVIFDATHSVQLPGGQGTASGGQREMVPCLMRAAAAVGIDGLFLEVHPDPEKALCDGPNSLYLDALPELLSTVKSIDRLVKNRADGIF; encoded by the coding sequence ATGAAACCTGTTCATGTCGGCGGTCTGGTTGTCGGGGGAGGGAGCCCCCTCGTGCTTATTGCCGGACCCTGCGTTATCGAGGATGAGGAACGGACACGGGACATTGCCCTTTATCTGAAAAAACTCACGGATGAAATGGATATCCCTTTTATTTTCAAGGCCTCCTATGACAAAGCCAACCGGACATCGGGGAAAGCCTATCGCGGTCCAGGCCTCGAGCGAGGGATTGAAATTCTGAAAGCCATCAAGGGCGATCTGGGTATTCCCATCCTTTCCGATGTCCATAGTCGCGAGGAAATCGAGAAGGCGGCTGAAATCCTGGATGTGGTTCAGATTCCGGCTTTTCTTTGTCGTCAGACCGACCTTGTAAGGGAAGTCGCCCGTCTTGCCAGAGCCGTCAATATCAAAAAGGGCCAGTTTCTGGCTCCGTGGGATGTCCGGAATATCATCGAAAAAGTCCTCTCCGAAGGAAATGAGCGGATTCTGGTTACCGAACGGGGGACAAGTTTCGGTTACAACAACCTGGTCGTGGATTTCCGTTCCCTGCCCCTGCTGAGAAGGGAAGGTTATCCCGTGATTTTTGACGCAACGCACAGCGTTCAGCTTCCCGGCGGCCAGGGGACTGCCTCGGGGGGGCAGAGAGAAATGGTGCCCTGTCTGATGCGAGCCGCCGCAGCGGTTGGTATTGACGGTCTTTTTCTTGAGGTGCACCCGGATCCGGAGAAGGCCCTGTGTGACGGTCCGAATTCTCTTTATCTCGATGCCCTTCCTGAGCTCCTGAGCACGGTGAAATCCATCGACCGGCTGGTAAAAAACAGGGCGGACGGCATTTTTTAA